TTAGAAATCCTTCCTGCTTTCCTTCCTTTCTTGTTGCTAATAAGCATGGTATGCAGCCTGTCACTACCTCTTCTATTTTTCTATCCATGTTTCTTATGTAGTAATCTTTGCTTATAGCTTCCTTCATCTTTCTCATAGCAAAATGACCGTTACTATGCACCTTCTTGATAACTTCTTTCTCCATTACCTTAGGCACCACCAGTTGCCGTTGGTCTCCTTTGTATAGTATGTCATTTTCCACATAAAAGTCATTGTAATGCCCATCTTTCAAAATCAGCTGTTTAATGGCATTGAGCTCTTCATCTCTTTCTTGAGCTTGACCGATCCTCTCATGTAGGCTTACCACTGTTGCCACATATGGATTCCTGCTAAGTGCATCTGCGTGCGGCATCTTGGCACCAGCTCGATGCTCTATCTCATAGTCATACTGGTCCAGTAGTAACACCCATCTTGCCACTTTCGGTGTCAACTCCTTCTTTTTCAAAGTAAGCTCAAAAGCTTGACAATCTGTCACAATCTTAAAATGTATACCGAACAGATAGTGGTGGAACTTCCTCACACTCTCCACTATAGCTAGAGCTTCGAGCTCATAGCTCGAATATCGGCTCTCAGCTTCACTTGTACGTCTACTTCTATAGTATACAGGGTGCAGTTCTCCATCTTCACTGGTCTGCAGAAGTATACCTGCCAGAGCCTGGCTTGACGCATCAGTGTGAAGTTCGGTATGAAGCTTCGGGTTGAAAATCTTGAGCACTGGCTCACTCGTTAACTTCTGTTTCAAAATATTGAATGCTTCTTGCTGCTCAGGACCAAAGGTAAACTTTGCAtcttttttcatcaaatccgtTAAGGGTCTTGCTATCTGTGCAAAGTCCCTTATATACTTTCTGAAATATGAGGTTAATCCAATGAAGCTTTGGATCTGCTTGACATTCACAGGCTCAGGGTATCGCGCTACTGCTTCTACCTTCTCTGGACTTGGCTGTACTTGACCTTCTTTAACCAGATGGCCTAGGTACTCAATCTCTCGGCATATCAGCTTGGCCTTCTTCCAGTTAATTTCAAGTCCATACTCCGCAGCAACCTCCAACACCCGTTGCAGCCTTAGTAGCGCCTCTTGCTCCGTCTGGGCTGGAATTATAATGTCATCTATGAATACCATCATAACACCTTCTTGCATCAACTCTTTAAATATAGTGGTAATGAACCTCATGAAATACTTCGGACTGACTGATAACCCGAAAGGGGCTCTCAGGAACTCCCATTGGCCGTGATGGGCCACAAATGAAGTATAGGGCACAGACTCCTTACTAATCCTTAAATGGAAAAACCCATTTTTAAGGTCTAGCACACTGAACAACTTAGCATCTCTCAACTTGTCAATTAAATCCTCTATCAGTGGCAGGGGAAATTCATCTTTAACCATCTTACTATTCAACAATCTATAATCAACGCAAACTCTGGTTGAACCATCTTTTTTCTTGACAAGGACTAGCGGGCTACTATATTCGGAATAACTCACCTGTATAATTCCTTTTTGCATCCACTCATTAACCTGTTCCTCCACAATGTTCTGCTCCACGATGGAAAGCCTTCTGGGACGCTGCGCCACTGGGACATCATCTTTGAGAATGATCTTCAGTTCGATCGGCACCTCTCTGGTCTGCACGGGGTTGTATTCGGCGACCAGACGCTCGACCTCTTCCCTTACCGTACCATCGCGTACGTGATCTGAAACAGTGAATACCTCACACACACAATCCAGACGCGCCAGCCATCCCTCATCCTCAAGTGGCAAGAACTTTACGGAACCTTTGCACATAACCATGGTCACAGTGTCAAGAAATTCCCGACCTACAATACATTTATACGGCATACAATCATTAGGtacaacatgaaatattgtgtcATCATAGCACGTCTCGTCGATGATCATATTAGCGTAGAACTTGCCGTAAGGAAATATATCCTTCATACCGAGTCCGGTAAACACAGAGTCATCATCACACATTTTCACCTTAAGTTCGTCGAACGAGTCCTTATTTATCAAATTGAATCCACTGCCAGAGTCTACTAACGCCTGTATTTCCACTCCGCACAAATTAATTGACTTCATCGGCTTTTTCTTATTAGTTTTCGTCTTCGATTCGTCAACTTTAGTCGCAATGTTTACATCATGCCGGTAACTGTCAACGCTGTCATCCGCCATGTTGACGTCTGCCTCCTCATTGGCCAGTATTCCAAACATGGCCGACTGCCGACGAATATCCACCGCTGCAGACTGCTTTACCGACGGAGATGCTTGCTGTCTCGCTTTCTCACCCGCGCCGCTTATGCGAGACTGCTTTACCGACGAATCCGCACCGCcagccgcgccggcgccgccgccgccgccgccgccgccgcgttcCTTGGATTTCGATGGACATTCTCTGCTTATATGACCAAAATCGTTGCAAAAATAGCATTTCACCCCTCTAGTACATGTTACCGCCAGATGATCTTCTTCACCACATTTGTAGCACCTTTTTCGACTTGATGATAACGATGAACTATTATACTTCGTGTCCTTTTCTATCTTATTAGGTTTAGCTTCTTTGTCTTCTTTCTTCGTTttagttttcattttttcatataAAAGCAACTTCTCCTTGAGTACGGGATAAGTAGTAGCCCCGTATAATATAGATTTATTAGGTTCGTAGTCCGTAATGCCGTCAACGATGTATTGTATCGCGACGTAATCCGGAAACTTAGCTCGCTTACCGAGCTCCTTCATAATGAGCATGTATTGATAGTAAGActcttctcttctcttctttCTGTTGCCCATAAGCTCGTGCATTTCCTTAGTGTTGATTGCATCCGGGAACTCTTTAAGCAATGCCGCCTTAAGCTCGTCGTACTTCTTAAAGGTTTTCTCGGACTGCAACCATAACGCCGCCGTGCCCACCAAGGATCTACGCGCCACCACGAGCTTCTGCGCCTCCGTCCAGCTGAAGATTTCTGAGTTATCTTCTATATCTTGCGCCCATTTCGACGCCGTGTGCGCTTTATCGTCGCCGCTAAACTTCGTAATACTGTCCGTCATGACAGTGAGGTTTAAAAGGCTAGCACACGCGTCGGCCGCCATTTTCTCGTCTCCAATTTCTGAGCTTAGAATACTCAAAATTCTTTCTTCGTCTTGATCGTCGTACATCAACCTTCTTATTTTTTCGTCGTGTCTTCGTGTTGGAATGGAGAACAATCTTCTTTTTGCCGTGTTCTGGTACCGCCGCCGTCTTTCGCCGGTACGTTGCGCGCGACCACGTGCCACCGTCGAACAACTATTTGGTTTTTAGAGGCAATCCCGGACGAGCCCCCAAAATTATGTGGGATTATGTTAGGCCTCGtaattaaaaaccaaaatatcactttacttgttttatttaactatgataaactaattttatgaatatttaacaCCGTAATCCACGTGCGCTCGCTCACCATTCAAATCGTTCTCCCCGTCCCTTTCGCACCTCTTGTCATCCTTCTCTCTCCCTTACGTTCCGTTTCACGCTATCCCCTTACGTTCCATTcctacatatatatacatataaataaataaataagcaagaattgctcgtttaaaggtattagattagatttcagCTGCAcctaagtatacatacatacatacaacatacatacatacatacatcactggctcagtgacccaaagaggTATACCGATTAATTCAATTACCGCTCCTTGTAACtacttttacagtacctacatatggtgctaatttaccgccctattgcggtaactagcactatacgtgcgtatgtcgaaaatttaaagggtcatatgtactgtaattcATTCTTGTTTCTTGAATGAATGACAACAAATGGACAAAGACAGTGACAACATGGCCGGGTCCAGCGGGAAAACGAAGGCAAGGAAAACCACTAAAAAGGTGGTCAgatgaaattattaaaatagcAGGACAACAATGGGTGGAGAAAGGCAAAATAAGAGATAAATGGAAggagttggaggaggcctatactcGAGAGAGGTCCTTAATATCTTAgacataatacatatatcaaattgacaattaaattttattaatatactaggacaaattaaattattttcagaaaatattttaatttgttattatttcgagtagtcacactactatataaataataaactgaaataaatgtcatactaCTGTGtactagaggcttgggtcactttttctgagtatatgacatttatttcagtttataaattgtattaagttaatttaatcatatttcaatcaaattaagtattaaataaatgacataaatgtaaaaattttgaatgtatttataagtaaattgttcatgaattaaaattaaaatgtaaataatgcaTGCATTCGTATCCGTCAattcttttttataatgtagCGATATTAAGGAATAAatggcttttttttttaatgtgttttattttatttatatactgtaaaacgtcgtacaatacacgtgcgaaaaggtaattcgcacttgtttcgtaatgtactaaaataaataaactatgtaGAATCTAACAGCTCAATCGGTGAATTAAGTACTCAAGGTTTGAGTTTACTTAATTATCGGGGTTTACAAGTCTTTTGGAGTCCTCCCTGTCGTGGAAACCCTAATGTTCGTGatgtgtacctacattttaacgatACAAAGCACAAACTGTTTTATCCAAACGGAAAATAAGCGGATTTGCGTTTTTATGAAATGGCTCGGCTAAAGCGTTTCATGACGATTATATCAAGCCGCTTCCTCCCCTCTCGtgattaaaatcataaaaaaattaatttaaacgtcCAAATTAACCGCGGATGCAATAGGTTTAATATCAACAGCTTTAGGTACCAGcaatatttttgtgtttatctCATTTTTATGAGTTTAAGTAGGAAGCATGAGGTGGTGGGTTAGATAGGGATTTAATTGAAGGAGGAGTGAGGGTGAGAAGGGGAAGCCGCAACGGCCGGGGCGCTGCGCCGCGCCGGGGgaaggaaaataataaaaaaatgcacGCTTTGCGGCGGTATCCCCCGCGAGCGCGGATGCTGTGAAAGTGGCACGCCGTGGATAAATgaaggtttttttgtttgtggAATACGCCTAAGCTTGGCGTCGCTCCACTTTCGTATTGTCACTTCAATTCTATGGATGTTAGTTCATTCATGGGGCCCGCTCCGACGCGAACGTCATTAAATTTATGTCGCCTTTAAGCGGTGTTTTACGGTCAGATAATCATTTAACGTGAACTAACTTTCTATTGAGCCACTCTTTCATAACGCCGCAGGATTTTTTGCACTCGAAGTTTCTTCCTAACGAAGAGATGTGTAGATTATCACGTTGCTAAATAAGAAAAACTTTAttcatttatgtttatttataaggaTTTTAGTCGATCGGGGTGAGGAGTATTATTAAGTCAACAACGAGCTTAACAATGGGTAGTACGAGTTGATCCGCGGCCGCAGAAGGCGCGGATCGGAGCCCTGGGAGGCGGGCATAAGACTCAAAACGGAACGCGGAGTGCAGCGATAAGGGGCGATGCCCGTCACTTATACGATTTAAGTGACAGTTTTATTAATTTCCCATACAACTCATACCCAGTTTCCACCCTACTCTATTTCCGACTGTTGCATTGGCGGCATATGGAGCCGGCAGAACGTTTGCACTCCACAacaaaaatgttataaaatttgAAACAATGTGCGGCTATGATAAACTCGAGTTTGCAAAATTGAGTATTtttgtataggtatacctacacataggtatgtatttagttAGTGTCGTAGCAGTATTGACCATTTGTATTAACTTAacgataatattttaattaattaataatgcttACTGAAGCCGGCTGGCGATACGAGAATTGCATCGTAATAAAGATAGGGCAATTCAAATAAGGGCGCACGGTCCAACAAATGCGTGCTGCTAGCTGTGTCTAAGATAAGCCGGGCTTAGCGCTGGCGCAGCAGTCGATGGCTTATCGCGATTTCAATTATTATGCTGGTGCTCTCATTGGGCAGCGGCGAGGGTCCCGCCCGGCGGTCTCCAAAACTGTTATCTTAAATCTCGCCCAAATCAGACTCTGCCGTTTATGCATGATTGTTCCCATAAAAAATTTAAGCACCTCGACCGGGGTGAAAATTTGCGTGCCTGTCTTCTTATCGAAGATTGGTGACGCTCATAATTCCATTACGACATAAtcagtttaaaatttaatccttactcataattctttatttttaacagaTACGGAATGGACCTAAACGGAGCCAGAAGAAAAAATGCTACACGAGAAACGACGAGCACTCTCAAGGCTTGGTTGAACGAGCACAAGAAGAACCCGTACCCGACGAAGGGCGAGAAGATCATGCTCGCCATCATCACCAAGATGACGCTCACGCAGGTCTCGACGTGGTTCGCCAACGCGCGCCGCCGCCTCAAGAAGGAGAACAAGATGACGTGGGAGCCACGGAACAGGGTCGACGACGATGACAATAATAATGATGACGATGACCACAAGAGCAACGACGGCAAGGAtgtattaggtatgtattataaGCTGTACCTAAATCAAGCCCACGTTATGACCCAATTGCTCGGCGAAATGTGGGAAATACTAATGTAcctttaattaaaatgtaggAATTGAAAACAATGTAATAAATTTTGTTGTAGATGGGAAGGATTCTGGAACCGGTTCGAGCGAAGACGGAGACCGGCCACAGCAAAGGTTGGATATGCTAGGACAAAGGACGGAGTCGGAGTGGTCAGAGTCGCGCGCGGACAGCGGGCCTGAGTCGCCGGAGCCGTACGAGCGGCCGTTGCACCCGGCCTACCAGCACCTGCCTTCACGGGCGCCCCCCGGCAGCACGCCCGCCTCCGCCAAGCCGCGAATATGGTCACTGGCGGACATGGCGAGTAAAGACGGCGACGCTCCTCCGCCGCCTCCGTCCGCCTCGGCCTTCTAccagtcggcggcggcggcggcggcggccgcgcggctcGCGCACCCGTACGGGCGCGCCGAGCTGTATCGCGGGCTGTACCCGCCCGCCACTCCGGCCGACGTGGCGCTGCTCGAGTACTCGCGGTCGCTGGCGCTGGCGGCcccggcgcccgcgccgcccgcgccctcGCCCTCCTCGTCGTCCACGTCGTCGCTGGccgagccgccgccgccgcgcgcctgACCGCCGGCCCCACGCCCGCCGCTGGCGCACCGACAATAACCACGACCCGCCGTCGCCGCCGTGCCGCCGGTCGCCACGCAACCACGCGAGGGCCTTCTCACCTGTAAATAAATCTATAGATTaatgttataaatatgtatacatacattatacatgataataataaatgtgCACCGGTAGAGAAGCTTAATAATGTGATAGTGGAGCGGAGGGGCCACCGGCCGCtccgcgcgcgccgcgccgggCCGACTGACCGACAATACTAGGTGCTAACCAGTTGGACCTTGCAACAAACACGTTGATGTATTTATATTCGGAGGTGGTTAAACAAAGTGATCTATAATTGAAGAATAGGTATTAACATGTGTTACgtttttttagataaaataacactgtttaaacttttatttatacctatgtagagtgtaaattattattttcaaattcCTCCCATATATTTTAGTGCCTAGAGGCGTATTCAGAAACGTCAAAAATAATGACAATACATAATGTACAACAAGAGCAATATGCAACATGCGCATTGCACCTACTTGCGTACCTACTGATATATACCTAATTCATATTgatattaaatttcacgtttctaAATAAGCTTCTTAATTACGTCCacattatgtatattgtttaataatgtttttagATAAATCTAACATCGCattttaactatttattttacgaGGTCAGTAGCCTTAAccttttatattaagtttaaATAACTACCAGTACCAGATTTGTTGagaattttcgaaatctgagtaATTCATTTCTAGTCAGAAGACTATGATCGTCTATGTTAAACATAAATGAAATTTCATTATTGATGACGTTTCATTTGTCGTTAGAGTGtcgtaaatattttaacatactgtaggtacatacatatatagtaaAGAATTTAGACATTAGGAGGAGGAGCGCGGCTCGGGGCCACACGCTCGCCGCGCGGCTcgacctgggctataaccgcgaaaatcgaagttcgcaaattgcgggcatttttctctgtcactctaattacgccttcattggagtaaaagagaaagatccccgcaatttgcgaatttcagttttcgtggtaggccctcagagcacTGAGCAGC
This genomic window from Cydia amplana chromosome Z, ilCydAmpl1.1, whole genome shotgun sequence contains:
- the LOC134661584 gene encoding uncharacterized protein LOC134661584, which gives rise to MYDDQDEERILSILSSEIGDEKMAADACASLLNLTVMTDSITKFSGDDKAHTASKWAQDIEDNSEIFSWTEAQKLVVARRSLVGTAALWLQSEKTFKKYDELKAALLKEFPDAINTKEMHELMGNRKKRREESYYQYMLIMKELGKRAKFPDYVAIQYIVDGITDYEPNKSILYGATTYPVLKEKLLLYEKMKTKTKKEDKEAKPNKIEKDTKYNSSSLSSSRKRCYKCGEEDHLAVTCTRGVKCYFCNDFGHISRECPSKSKERGGGGGGGGAGAAGGADSSVKQSRISGAGEKARQQASPSVKQSAAVDIRRQSAMFGILANEEADVNMADDSVDSYRHDVNIATKVDESKTKTNKKKPMKSINLCGVEIQALVDSGSGFNLINKDSFDELKVKMCDDDSVFTGLGMKDIFPYGKFYANMIIDETCYDDTIFHVVPNDCMPYKCIVGREFLDTVTMVMCKGSVKFLPLEDEGWLARLDCVCEVFTVSDHVRDGTVREEVERLVAEYNPVQTREVPIELKIILKDDVPVAQRPRRLSIVEQNIVEEQVNEWMQKGIIQPRRSKRRY
- the LOC134661689 gene encoding homeobox protein caupolican isoform X2, which translates into the protein MSGAGGGAARPGSPAPAAPRCCDTGRPIFQDPITGQTVCSCQYEFLNYQRLASGVPLSMYSAPYSDAAAATAAGMAAYFPALAADQPPFYTNTAAGIELKENLAASAASWPYPTVYHPYDAAFAGYPFNGYGMDLNGARRKNATRETTSTLKAWLNEHKKNPYPTKGEKIMLAIITKMTLTQVSTWFANARRRLKKENKMTWEPRNRVDDDDNNNDDDDHKSNDGKDVLDGKDSGTGSSEDGDRPQQRLDMLGQRTESEWSESRADSGPESPEPYERPLHPAYQHLPSRAPPGSTPASAKPRIWSLADMASKDGDAPPPPPSASAFYQSAAAAAAAARLAHPYGRAELYRGLYPPATPADVALLEYSRSLALAAPAPAPPAPSPSSSSTSSLAEPPPPRA
- the LOC134661689 gene encoding homeobox protein caupolican isoform X1 codes for the protein MTSQFAFRGSPPNQSTISTASNSPPPATAGMSGAGGGAARPGSPAPAAPRCCDTGRPIFQDPITGQTVCSCQYEFLNYQRLASGVPLSMYSAPYSDAAAATAAGMAAYFPALAADQPPFYTNTAAGIELKENLAASAASWPYPTVYHPYDAAFAGYPFNGYGMDLNGARRKNATRETTSTLKAWLNEHKKNPYPTKGEKIMLAIITKMTLTQVSTWFANARRRLKKENKMTWEPRNRVDDDDNNNDDDDHKSNDGKDVLDGKDSGTGSSEDGDRPQQRLDMLGQRTESEWSESRADSGPESPEPYERPLHPAYQHLPSRAPPGSTPASAKPRIWSLADMASKDGDAPPPPPSASAFYQSAAAAAAAARLAHPYGRAELYRGLYPPATPADVALLEYSRSLALAAPAPAPPAPSPSSSSTSSLAEPPPPRA